The region CCGGACGTCTGTTTTTTGTATGTTCATACGCCATGTCTTCGCGCCATTTGTCAATTTTTGCTGCATGTCCGCTGGTTAAGACTTCAGGAACTTTCCATCCTTTATAATCGGCAGGTCTTGTGTAGATTGGTCCTGAAAGCATATTGTCCTGAAAACTATCTGTCAAAGCTGAGGTTTCATCACTTAAAACTCCAGGAATCAAACGGATTAATGCATCTGATAATACAATTGCTCCTAATTCTCCTCCAGATAAAACATAATCGCCAATCGAAATTTCCTTAGTAATAAAATGATCTCTGACTCTTTGGTCAACACCTTTATAATGTCCGCATAAAATGATAATATTTTCATACATCGACATTTTATTGGCCATTTTTTGATTCAGCGTTTCACCATCAGGTGACATGTAAATTATTTCGTCGTATTCTCTTTGACTTTTCAAATGTGTAATACAGTCATCAATAGGCTGAATTGTCATTACCATTCCGGCTCCACCGCCAAAAGGGTAATCATCAACGCTTTTTTGACGATTAGTACTGTAATCACGAAGGTTGTGAAAATGAACTTCAACAAGGCCTTTGTCAATAGCACGTTTCATGATTGAGGCCTCAAAAGGGCTTTTTAATAATTCAGGTAAAAGGGTAATAATGTCGATTCGCATTTTCGATTCAATAGTTTTCTTGTTGGCAAAGATACAAAGTTAATTTTTGTCAATTTTCAAAGATTTATAACTCGCTTTCTATCAGTAGAATATAAGATTATACATCTTGATGTGTATTTCGTCGTATAAATTGTGCACTTTATCGGATTTAATATTATAATAAACTTTAACTATGTTTATTTTATAAAATAGTATTAAATTTATAAGAATTTACCACTAAAACCAAAAACTACCAGATTTGCTTATGAAAAAAAAATTACTCTTACTTGTTGTTGCTTTTGTGCAGATTTCATGCTCCAACAGCAATAAAACCAATGAGAAATGGCTTGGAGAGACCAAGCAGAAACTGATAAAGAGCTGGGGACCACCGGTAAGAATACTTCATGATGATCAGGACAATGAGATCCTTCTTTATGCAGATCAGGTTTTTACTAAGGATCATAACGATGATTCAGGAATTGCGGGTCCGTCTTATTGGAAATACGATTATATGTATGTAAATAAAGAAGGAAAAATTTATTTATGGCATAATGAAAAACAAAAATTTCCGCCACAGTCGGTTGACTCAAGGAATTTAGCAGGTGTGAATTCTAAAACGGGCA is a window of Flavobacterium crocinum DNA encoding:
- the trmD gene encoding tRNA (guanosine(37)-N1)-methyltransferase TrmD, whose amino-acid sequence is MRIDIITLLPELLKSPFEASIMKRAIDKGLVEVHFHNLRDYSTNRQKSVDDYPFGGGAGMVMTIQPIDDCITHLKSQREYDEIIYMSPDGETLNQKMANKMSMYENIIILCGHYKGVDQRVRDHFITKEISIGDYVLSGGELGAIVLSDALIRLIPGVLSDETSALTDSFQDNMLSGPIYTRPADYKGWKVPEVLTSGHAAKIDKWREDMAYEHTKNRRPDLLEDK